One stretch of Microbacterium terrae DNA includes these proteins:
- a CDS encoding LOG family protein has product MPENTSSTIPHAVTEALREVIAEAGIDHNADLVARILATGVGLGLDDADRLDLKITSSALSEMRAAFQLFAPYSDVPKVTVFGSARTHQDDALYRLTVDVAAELARRGWMVVTGAGPGIMQAAAEGAGAAQSIGVSIRLPFESKPNAIVAERNVAMKYFFTRKLMLVKESRGFVCLPGGFGTLDEMFELLTLQQTGKADPTPIVLLDRPGGTFWSALERFVHETLSPAGVISPGDFDRVLVTDSTDAAAAAITAFWRNYDSLRWVGGRLVLRLRAAPTDTEIDVLNELFGDLLAGGRIERSAPLDAEVADDDRLSLPRLVMRLDQYRVGSLYRIIRAVNGLASAPADGTLPD; this is encoded by the coding sequence ATGCCCGAGAACACGTCGTCGACCATTCCGCACGCGGTGACCGAGGCGCTGCGCGAGGTCATCGCCGAGGCGGGGATCGATCACAACGCAGACCTGGTCGCGCGCATCCTCGCCACCGGAGTCGGCCTCGGGCTCGATGACGCCGACCGGCTCGACCTCAAGATCACCTCGTCGGCGCTCTCCGAGATGCGCGCGGCGTTCCAGCTGTTCGCCCCGTACTCCGACGTGCCCAAGGTGACCGTGTTCGGCTCGGCGCGCACGCACCAGGACGACGCGCTGTACCGGCTCACCGTCGACGTCGCAGCCGAGCTGGCACGGCGCGGCTGGATGGTCGTCACCGGCGCGGGCCCCGGGATCATGCAGGCCGCGGCCGAGGGCGCGGGCGCCGCGCAGTCGATCGGCGTCAGCATCCGCCTGCCCTTCGAATCCAAGCCCAATGCGATCGTGGCCGAGCGGAACGTCGCGATGAAGTACTTCTTCACGCGCAAGCTCATGCTGGTGAAGGAGTCCCGCGGATTCGTCTGCCTGCCGGGCGGCTTCGGAACGCTCGACGAGATGTTCGAGCTGCTGACACTGCAGCAGACGGGCAAGGCCGACCCCACGCCGATCGTGCTGCTCGACCGCCCCGGAGGCACGTTCTGGTCGGCCCTCGAACGGTTCGTGCACGAGACGCTGTCGCCGGCCGGGGTGATCTCGCCCGGCGACTTCGACCGGGTGCTCGTGACCGACTCGACGGATGCCGCCGCCGCGGCCATCACCGCGTTCTGGCGCAACTACGACTCGCTGCGCTGGGTGGGCGGGCGTCTCGTGCTCCGGCTGCGTGCCGCACCCACCGACACCGAGATCGACGTGCTGAACGAGCTGTTCGGCGATCTGCTCGCGGGCGGGCGCATCGAGCGCTCCGCTCCGCTGGACGCGGAGGTCGCCGACGACGACCGGCTGTCGCTGCCCCGGCTCGTGATGCGTCTCGACCAGTACCGGGTGGGCTCGCTCTACCGGATCATCCGTGCGGTCAACGGCCTCGCGAGCGCGCCCGCCGACGGCACGCTGCCGGACTGA
- a CDS encoding proline--tRNA ligase gives MVTRLSNFFLRTLREDPADAEVTSHRLLVRAGYIRRAAPGIFTWLPLGLKVKAKIERIIRDEMAAAGAFEVHFPALLPREPYEASGRWTSYGDGIFRLQDRRGADYLLAPTHEEMFTLLVKDLYSSYKDLPLTIYQIQDKYRDEARPRAGLLRGREFTMKDAYSFDYTDEGQDASYQAQRDAYERIFQRLGLEYVIVAADNGLMGGARSEEFLHPTPVGEDTFVRSNGGYAANVEAFTTVVPDAIAFDGLGAPVIFDSPNTPTIQTLVDHANAHLDAPAAGAAGPATDAATEWTAAHTLKNVVLALTHLDGTRELVIVGIPGDREIDDKRAEVAFAPAAVEAATTDDFEKNPLLVKGYIGPWSEQGAILGEESATGIRYLLDPRVVDGTAWVTGANIDEKHVHTLVAGRDFTGDGFVEVANVRPGDAAPDGSGPVELARGMEIGHVFQLGRFFAETLGLKVLDENGKLVTVTMGSYGIGVTRILANMAELNNDAKGLIWPESVAPFDVHVVAAGRDAVAFEVAEKLSADLEAAGVDVLYDDRPKVSPGVKFGDAELVGVPKIVIVGRGAADGQVELWDRRTGDREAVSVEDALARLARR, from the coding sequence GTGGTCACACGTCTGTCGAACTTCTTCCTCCGCACGCTCCGCGAAGACCCGGCTGATGCCGAGGTCACGAGCCACCGACTGCTCGTGCGCGCCGGCTACATCCGCCGCGCCGCCCCGGGCATCTTCACGTGGCTGCCGCTGGGCCTGAAGGTCAAGGCGAAGATCGAGCGCATCATCCGCGACGAGATGGCCGCGGCCGGTGCGTTCGAGGTGCACTTCCCGGCGCTGCTGCCGCGCGAGCCCTACGAGGCGTCCGGCCGCTGGACGTCGTACGGCGACGGCATCTTCCGCCTCCAGGACCGCCGCGGCGCCGACTACCTGCTCGCTCCCACGCACGAGGAGATGTTCACCCTCCTCGTCAAGGACCTGTACTCGTCGTACAAGGACCTGCCCCTGACGATCTACCAGATCCAGGACAAGTACCGCGACGAGGCGCGGCCCCGTGCGGGGCTCCTCCGCGGTCGCGAGTTCACCATGAAGGACGCCTACTCCTTCGACTACACCGACGAGGGCCAGGATGCCTCGTACCAGGCGCAGCGCGACGCCTACGAGCGCATCTTCCAGCGCCTCGGCCTCGAGTACGTGATCGTGGCGGCCGACAACGGCCTCATGGGCGGCGCCCGCAGCGAGGAGTTCCTGCACCCGACGCCCGTCGGCGAAGACACGTTCGTGCGCTCGAACGGCGGCTATGCGGCGAACGTCGAGGCGTTCACCACCGTCGTGCCCGACGCCATCGCATTCGACGGTCTCGGCGCCCCGGTGATCTTCGACTCGCCGAACACCCCCACCATCCAGACGCTCGTCGATCACGCGAACGCGCATCTCGACGCGCCGGCCGCGGGAGCGGCCGGACCTGCGACGGATGCCGCCACCGAATGGACCGCCGCGCACACCCTCAAGAACGTGGTGCTCGCGCTCACGCACCTTGACGGCACGCGCGAGCTGGTCATCGTCGGCATCCCCGGCGATCGGGAGATCGACGACAAGCGCGCGGAGGTCGCCTTCGCCCCCGCTGCGGTCGAGGCGGCGACGACCGACGACTTCGAGAAGAACCCGCTGCTGGTCAAGGGCTACATCGGCCCGTGGTCGGAGCAGGGCGCGATCCTCGGCGAGGAGTCGGCCACCGGCATCCGCTATCTGCTCGATCCCCGCGTCGTCGACGGCACCGCCTGGGTGACCGGAGCGAACATCGACGAGAAGCACGTGCACACCCTCGTCGCTGGGCGCGACTTCACCGGCGACGGGTTCGTCGAGGTCGCGAACGTGCGACCCGGCGATGCGGCGCCCGACGGCTCCGGCCCGGTCGAGCTCGCTCGCGGCATGGAGATCGGCCACGTGTTCCAGCTCGGCCGGTTCTTCGCCGAGACGCTGGGGCTCAAGGTGCTCGACGAGAACGGCAAGCTCGTCACCGTGACCATGGGCTCGTACGGCATCGGCGTCACCCGCATCCTCGCGAACATGGCCGAGCTCAACAACGACGCCAAGGGTCTCATCTGGCCGGAGTCGGTCGCCCCGTTCGACGTGCACGTGGTCGCCGCCGGCCGTGACGCCGTCGCGTTCGAGGTGGCCGAGAAGCTGTCGGCAGACCTCGAGGCAGCCGGTGTCGACGTGCTCTACGACGACCGGCCCAAGGTGTCGCCCGGCGTGAAGTTCGGCGACGCGGAACTCGTCGGCGTGCCGAAGATCGTGATCGTCGGCCGCGGTGCGGCCGACGGCCAGGTGGAGCTGTGGGACCGCCGCACCGGCGACCGCGAAGCGGTGTCGGTCGAGGACGCCCTGGCCCGGCTCGCCCGCCGCTGA
- a CDS encoding pyridoxamine 5'-phosphate oxidase family protein, producing MGKVFDGIDESLATWIGDQHLFFVATAPLSGDGHVNVSPRGLDSLSILDRHTVAWLDLTGSGAETIAHLRENGRITLMFCSFDARPRIVRLHGRGRVVLPGDELFARVEAEHPGHVGARAVIVVDVERSSDSCGWGVPQMDFVADRDIMRPWAEKKGADGLEAYRAQKNAVSLDGLPGL from the coding sequence ATGGGCAAGGTCTTCGACGGCATCGATGAGTCACTCGCCACCTGGATCGGCGACCAGCACCTCTTCTTCGTGGCGACAGCTCCGCTCTCCGGCGACGGGCATGTCAACGTCTCGCCGCGAGGCCTCGACTCGCTGAGCATCCTCGACCGGCACACGGTCGCGTGGCTCGACCTCACCGGGAGCGGTGCCGAGACGATCGCGCACCTGCGCGAGAACGGCCGCATCACCCTCATGTTCTGCTCGTTCGACGCGCGGCCGCGCATCGTGCGTCTCCACGGGCGCGGCCGAGTCGTGCTCCCCGGCGACGAGCTGTTCGCGCGGGTCGAGGCGGAGCATCCCGGTCATGTCGGAGCGCGCGCGGTGATCGTCGTCGACGTCGAGCGCAGCTCGGACTCGTGCGGATGGGGCGTGCCGCAGATGGACTTCGTCGCCGACCGAGACATCATGCGCCCCTGGGCCGAGAAGAAGGGCGCCGACGGCCTCGAGGCGTACCGCGCCCAGAAGAACGCCGTGTCGCTCGACGGACTGCCCGGTCTCTGA
- a CDS encoding glycosyltransferase family 2 protein — protein sequence MSNVSNISSPRVSIIVPVRNEAKNLEIVLPLLPDVHEIIVVDGHSVDGSAEVARRVRPSVDVITQTRKGKGNALVCGFERATGDIIVMFDADGSADADEIPRFVDALIAGADVAKGSRFTAGGGSEDITFHRQLGNKFLNVLTNVLLGTKYSDLCYGYNAFWRRIVPALDLPSPDIAGAQGEMLWGDGFEIETLLNCRFAENRLTVVEVPSVELLRIHGESNLNAVSDGLRVLRTVLDERLNRWGRKRRPATTPVFPAPAHDAATRGANRSVAAAPVLEESVKTAG from the coding sequence ATGTCCAACGTTTCGAACATCTCATCCCCGCGCGTCTCGATCATCGTTCCCGTGCGCAACGAGGCGAAGAACCTCGAGATCGTCCTCCCCCTCCTCCCCGACGTGCACGAGATCATCGTCGTCGACGGCCACTCGGTCGACGGCTCGGCCGAGGTCGCGCGCCGCGTCCGGCCCTCGGTCGACGTCATCACCCAGACCCGCAAGGGCAAGGGCAACGCGCTCGTCTGCGGGTTCGAGCGCGCGACCGGAGACATCATCGTCATGTTCGACGCCGACGGATCGGCCGATGCCGACGAGATCCCGCGCTTCGTCGACGCCCTGATCGCGGGTGCGGACGTCGCCAAGGGGAGCCGGTTCACGGCCGGTGGCGGCAGCGAGGACATCACGTTCCACCGTCAGCTGGGCAACAAGTTCCTCAACGTGCTGACCAACGTGCTGCTCGGCACCAAGTACTCCGACCTCTGCTACGGCTACAACGCGTTCTGGCGCCGTATCGTGCCCGCGCTCGATCTGCCGTCTCCCGACATCGCCGGGGCCCAGGGCGAGATGCTGTGGGGCGACGGGTTCGAGATCGAGACGCTCCTCAACTGCCGCTTCGCCGAGAACCGCCTCACCGTCGTCGAGGTTCCGAGCGTCGAGCTGCTGCGCATTCACGGCGAGAGCAACCTCAACGCCGTCAGCGACGGACTGCGCGTGCTGCGCACCGTCCTCGACGAGCGCCTCAACCGCTGGGGTCGCAAGCGCCGCCCCGCCACGACGCCCGTGTTCCCCGCTCCCGCGCACGACGCGGCGACCCGCGGCGCGAACCGCTCCGTCGCCGCCGCCCCCGTGCTCGAAGAATCGGTCAAGACGGCCGGCTAG
- a CDS encoding glycosyltransferase family 2 protein — translation MSVSVVVCAYTLDRWDQLVLAMDSLSSQTPSHETILVVDHNEELLERARSRWPDSIVLSNTARRGLSGGRNTALQVATGEVVAFLDDDAAAEPGWLEALVTPFTDEAVVAVGGSASPIWPGEAPAVLPEELLWIVGCSYRGLPDAGPIRNVMGCSMAFRREPLLAIGGFNPDTGRVGALPIGCEETEACILLRQVDPTRSILYAPSANVRHHVSANRVRLAYVAHRSWCEGLSKAGIARTVGRQDALAAESAYATRVLPAGVWRELRRGRAGLVPAFAIALSLGLAGFGYVWGSFAAVRPGAARSPLTDGARV, via the coding sequence ATGTCGGTCAGCGTCGTCGTCTGCGCATACACGCTCGACCGCTGGGATCAGCTCGTGCTCGCGATGGACTCGCTGTCCTCGCAGACCCCGTCGCACGAGACGATCCTCGTCGTCGACCACAACGAAGAGCTGCTGGAGCGAGCCCGCTCGCGCTGGCCGGACTCGATCGTCCTGTCCAACACCGCTCGCCGCGGACTCTCCGGCGGGCGCAACACCGCCCTCCAGGTGGCCACCGGCGAGGTCGTCGCGTTCCTCGACGACGACGCCGCCGCGGAGCCTGGCTGGCTGGAGGCGCTCGTGACGCCGTTCACCGATGAAGCGGTCGTCGCCGTGGGCGGCAGCGCCAGCCCGATCTGGCCAGGCGAAGCGCCTGCAGTGCTCCCGGAGGAGCTGCTGTGGATCGTCGGATGCAGCTACCGCGGCCTCCCCGATGCGGGTCCCATCCGCAACGTGATGGGCTGCTCGATGGCGTTCCGGCGGGAGCCCCTCCTCGCGATCGGCGGCTTCAACCCCGACACCGGCCGCGTCGGAGCCCTGCCGATCGGCTGCGAGGAGACCGAGGCGTGCATCCTGCTCCGCCAGGTCGATCCGACGCGCAGCATCCTCTATGCGCCTTCGGCGAACGTGCGCCATCACGTGAGCGCCAACCGCGTGCGGCTCGCGTACGTCGCCCATCGCAGCTGGTGCGAAGGACTGTCGAAGGCGGGGATCGCGCGGACGGTGGGCCGCCAGGACGCGCTCGCCGCGGAGTCGGCGTACGCGACGCGCGTGCTCCCCGCGGGAGTGTGGCGCGAGCTGCGGCGCGGTCGCGCGGGCCTGGTCCCCGCGTTCGCGATCGCCCTGTCGCTCGGGCTGGCCGGGTTCGGGTACGTGTGGGGCAGCTTCGCCGCGGTGCGACCGGGTGCGGCGCGATCGCCGCTCACCGACGGGGCGCGGGTATGA
- a CDS encoding polysaccharide biosynthesis protein: MTSATHEAAPAVAVRARVSRDSLWLASGYAATAGSGFVFWLLAAVWIPQSQLGIEASVLAAVMAASALASNGPGSALVVMLPLGGPAARETLRRALTATAAIALVAGVIAGVLVAVLLPSMLPPVVTVGVVAACSVAWALFNVQAQALAGASDARGTLIVNGSANVLKLGLLALLAFGVPAAPLILVLATIAPAIAMTTLSLTMLVPRALRRDDRRSGSVRGWDDDLARAFRRFSLQNAVAVGIVMCAGLSLSFLVTTLASPSEGAIFAIAFQFSVALDLVGVAVATALARSAVGAFSHTAELAHGYALRVSLAVGALGAAAAIATPLMFLLLGRGYPPLYGMAVVGILATASALRPGYDVWSALSRARHRVRPVLVGNALWVLALSGLVLLLVPRWGALGASIAVACAALVLTLIGVVGLRRAHPHRSALLPSKGAPA; encoded by the coding sequence ATGACCAGCGCCACGCACGAAGCCGCGCCCGCCGTGGCGGTCCGCGCACGCGTCTCGCGGGATTCGCTGTGGCTCGCGTCGGGGTACGCCGCGACGGCGGGTTCGGGCTTCGTGTTCTGGCTGCTCGCGGCGGTGTGGATCCCGCAGTCCCAGCTGGGGATCGAGGCATCCGTGCTCGCCGCCGTCATGGCAGCCTCGGCGCTGGCGTCGAACGGCCCCGGCAGCGCGCTGGTGGTGATGCTCCCACTCGGCGGCCCGGCCGCGCGCGAGACGCTCCGCCGGGCGCTCACCGCGACTGCCGCCATCGCCCTGGTGGCGGGCGTCATCGCGGGGGTGCTGGTCGCGGTCCTCCTCCCGTCGATGCTGCCGCCGGTCGTCACCGTCGGCGTGGTCGCCGCGTGCTCCGTCGCGTGGGCGCTGTTCAACGTGCAGGCTCAGGCGCTCGCCGGCGCCTCCGACGCGCGCGGGACGCTCATCGTGAACGGATCGGCGAACGTCCTCAAGCTCGGCCTCCTCGCCCTGCTCGCCTTCGGCGTCCCCGCGGCGCCCCTCATCCTGGTGCTCGCCACCATCGCGCCGGCGATCGCGATGACGACGCTGAGCCTCACTATGCTGGTTCCGCGGGCGCTGCGTCGTGACGACCGGCGCTCCGGGTCGGTGCGCGGATGGGACGACGATCTCGCACGGGCCTTCCGCCGCTTCTCGCTCCAGAACGCCGTCGCGGTCGGCATCGTGATGTGCGCCGGGCTGTCGCTCTCGTTCCTCGTGACGACGCTCGCCTCCCCGTCCGAGGGCGCGATCTTCGCCATCGCCTTCCAGTTCAGCGTCGCCCTCGACCTCGTGGGCGTGGCGGTGGCCACCGCCCTGGCCCGGAGCGCAGTGGGCGCCTTCTCGCACACCGCCGAACTCGCCCACGGCTACGCGCTGAGGGTGTCGCTCGCCGTGGGTGCGCTCGGCGCGGCGGCGGCGATCGCCACTCCCCTCATGTTCCTGCTTCTCGGCCGCGGATACCCGCCCCTGTACGGCATGGCCGTCGTCGGCATCCTCGCCACGGCGAGCGCGCTGCGTCCCGGCTACGACGTGTGGTCCGCGCTCTCCCGTGCGCGCCACCGCGTGCGTCCGGTCCTCGTCGGCAACGCGCTCTGGGTGCTCGCGCTGTCCGGTCTCGTCCTCCTCCTCGTCCCCCGCTGGGGGGCACTCGGCGCGTCGATCGCCGTCGCGTGCGCCGCGCTCGTCCTCACGCTCATCGGCGTCGTCGGCCTCCGCCGCGCCCACCCGCACCGCAGTGCTCTCCTCCCCTCGAAAGGTGCACCCGCATGA
- a CDS encoding glycosyltransferase family 2 protein translates to MTTLTLPLAMPLHGAVDRDVATWVGLVEASDLAGAPERIVLESGDLFDRARLLVRDHGSVRGYIAVPVVGGEADAAAVATAAEGLPAIPPAARPAPVPITVVVCTRDRGALLRESLDAIRAIDYPLLEVVVVDNAPSDEETHDLLADEFPGFRYVREDKAGLSHARNAGLNAATSSIVAYTDDDVIVDPQWLWAIAAGFARADDVGCVTGVVPSGELRNAVQAWFDARVSWSKLTAARTFRLSDPPDDLPMFPFCVGEFGTGANFAVRRDHMLALGGFDTALGAGTRTKGGEDLDMFLRMLYDGQAIVVNPAAVVWHRHRDDLAALEAQAVGYGRGFGAWAATVALDPRTVGAAIARSPRAFARLVNKPMASVDESTVASTLSKESRGIGRVELASVIGGPAAYFAERRAQRAAGTFSGPSSRGIALDRRLWSVPAALGGLFGLLALLPAAAGVSFAFLAIFILIGPGSLVRAWVPLPPHFAPIVVPALGLSAVILLTTAIVNLQWWTPALWLLAAAAATCIGAVASFATRRAV, encoded by the coding sequence ATGACGACTCTCACGCTCCCCCTGGCCATGCCGCTCCACGGCGCGGTCGACAGGGACGTCGCCACCTGGGTGGGTCTCGTCGAGGCTTCCGACCTCGCGGGCGCACCCGAGCGAATCGTGCTCGAATCGGGCGACCTGTTCGATCGCGCCAGGCTCCTGGTGCGCGATCACGGCTCGGTCCGCGGATACATCGCCGTGCCCGTCGTCGGGGGCGAGGCGGATGCCGCGGCGGTGGCGACCGCCGCAGAGGGCCTTCCCGCCATCCCTCCCGCTGCGCGGCCCGCCCCGGTGCCCATCACCGTTGTGGTCTGCACGCGCGATCGCGGCGCGCTCCTGCGCGAGTCGCTCGACGCGATCCGCGCGATCGACTATCCGCTCCTGGAGGTCGTCGTGGTCGACAACGCCCCCTCCGACGAGGAGACCCACGATCTGCTGGCAGACGAGTTCCCCGGGTTCCGCTACGTGCGGGAGGACAAGGCAGGACTGTCGCACGCCCGCAACGCCGGCCTGAACGCGGCGACGTCGAGCATCGTCGCCTACACCGACGACGACGTGATCGTCGACCCGCAGTGGCTGTGGGCGATCGCGGCGGGGTTCGCGCGCGCCGACGACGTCGGCTGCGTGACCGGCGTCGTGCCGAGCGGCGAACTGCGAAACGCGGTGCAGGCGTGGTTCGACGCCCGCGTCAGCTGGTCGAAGCTCACCGCAGCGCGCACGTTCCGGCTGAGCGATCCGCCGGACGACCTTCCCATGTTCCCGTTCTGCGTCGGCGAGTTCGGCACGGGTGCGAACTTCGCGGTTCGGCGCGATCACATGCTCGCCCTCGGCGGCTTCGACACCGCACTCGGCGCCGGCACGCGCACGAAGGGCGGGGAGGACCTCGACATGTTCCTCCGCATGCTCTACGACGGGCAGGCGATCGTGGTCAACCCGGCCGCCGTCGTGTGGCACCGGCACCGCGACGACCTGGCCGCACTCGAGGCGCAGGCGGTCGGCTACGGCCGCGGATTCGGCGCCTGGGCCGCCACCGTCGCGCTCGATCCCCGCACGGTCGGTGCTGCCATCGCGCGGTCGCCGCGAGCCTTCGCACGGCTGGTCAACAAGCCGATGGCGTCGGTCGACGAGTCCACGGTGGCCTCGACGCTGTCGAAGGAGTCCCGCGGGATCGGACGCGTGGAGCTCGCCAGCGTCATCGGCGGCCCCGCCGCGTACTTCGCCGAGCGGCGGGCGCAGCGCGCGGCCGGCACGTTCTCCGGTCCGTCCTCGCGCGGCATCGCCCTCGATCGGCGGCTGTGGTCGGTGCCCGCCGCCCTCGGCGGACTCTTCGGTCTGCTCGCGCTGCTGCCCGCGGCGGCGGGCGTGTCGTTCGCGTTCCTCGCGATCTTCATCCTCATCGGCCCGGGGTCGCTGGTGCGTGCGTGGGTGCCGCTTCCCCCGCACTTCGCACCGATAGTCGTGCCCGCGCTCGGGCTGTCGGCGGTGATTCTGCTCACGACCGCGATCGTCAATCTGCAGTGGTGGACGCCCGCGCTCTGGCTGCTCGCGGCTGCGGCGGCGACGTGCATCGGCGCCGTGGCGTCGTTCGCGACGAGGAGGGCCGTATGA
- a CDS encoding oligosaccharide flippase family protein has translation MRTAADAVTRRTPRPQPDLAAGAGGMTGAVITTYAARFASMIAYVALLPVVLTAFGAEAYGLYMLTVAVGALFQQDLGVGGATTRFIGVAAPSGDFARMRRVAAASNMFFLAAAVILSSITALVFALTIPRTQFGAELSDTAWILAILGVANVFILLSFSSNRQILTGIGRLKDVNYLLIGLALFRIALTLVVCWAGIGIVAVAAVDVLGILAFGIATYVLRRTRAPQITARPRDFRWSVFRELFAVSAQLMILGLAGVVIMQVGGILTALMLPIAYTALYAAGQRIYLLVKEVTNSLATAVLPTASMREGGAEGAPIGEMYLRGTSYANMLMMVVLVPVVVFMPQIMAVWLGPSGAGAAVVAQILVLSMFANNNHLLAVPILTAQGSVRGYAVLHTIWAVTGTALAVLLGEPLGLTGIALGLTLPILLLEPFYIAIALRRLDLTVKDFAIRCLLLPFGTVAPLAAALFVVSLLDPPIALILVICAIWAIAAIALYYFIAFDPATRASLRSTLTRRLRGGRTVEDTP, from the coding sequence ATGCGCACCGCGGCCGACGCCGTGACGCGGCGCACCCCCCGGCCCCAGCCCGACCTGGCGGCCGGGGCGGGGGGCATGACGGGGGCGGTCATCACCACCTACGCGGCGCGGTTCGCGTCGATGATCGCGTACGTGGCGCTTCTCCCGGTGGTGCTCACCGCCTTCGGCGCCGAGGCGTACGGCCTCTACATGCTCACCGTGGCCGTGGGTGCGCTGTTCCAGCAGGATCTCGGCGTGGGCGGAGCCACGACGCGGTTCATCGGCGTCGCGGCGCCCTCGGGCGACTTCGCACGGATGCGCCGGGTCGCTGCGGCGAGCAACATGTTCTTCCTCGCCGCGGCGGTCATCCTCTCCAGCATCACCGCGCTGGTGTTCGCCCTCACCATCCCCCGCACCCAGTTCGGCGCGGAGCTGTCCGACACCGCGTGGATCCTCGCGATCCTCGGCGTCGCCAACGTGTTCATCCTGCTGTCGTTCTCCTCCAACCGGCAGATCCTCACAGGCATCGGGCGCCTCAAGGACGTGAACTACCTCCTCATCGGCCTCGCACTGTTCCGCATCGCCCTCACCTTGGTGGTGTGCTGGGCGGGCATCGGCATCGTCGCCGTCGCGGCGGTCGACGTGCTCGGCATCCTCGCGTTCGGCATCGCGACGTACGTCCTGCGGCGCACCCGCGCGCCGCAGATCACCGCCCGTCCGCGCGACTTCCGCTGGAGCGTGTTCCGCGAGCTGTTCGCGGTGTCGGCGCAGCTCATGATCCTCGGCCTCGCCGGCGTGGTGATCATGCAGGTGGGCGGCATCCTCACCGCCCTCATGCTCCCGATCGCTTACACCGCCCTCTACGCGGCGGGCCAGCGCATCTACCTCCTGGTGAAGGAGGTGACGAACTCGCTCGCCACCGCGGTGCTGCCGACCGCGTCGATGCGCGAAGGCGGAGCCGAAGGCGCACCGATCGGCGAGATGTACCTGCGCGGCACCAGCTACGCGAACATGCTGATGATGGTCGTGCTCGTGCCGGTGGTCGTCTTCATGCCGCAGATCATGGCGGTGTGGCTCGGGCCGTCGGGCGCCGGCGCCGCTGTCGTCGCGCAGATCCTCGTGCTGTCGATGTTCGCGAACAACAACCATCTGCTCGCCGTCCCCATCCTCACCGCGCAGGGGTCGGTGCGCGGCTATGCGGTGCTGCACACCATCTGGGCGGTCACCGGCACGGCACTTGCGGTCCTCCTCGGCGAGCCGCTCGGGCTCACCGGCATCGCGCTCGGTCTCACCCTGCCGATCCTGCTGCTCGAGCCGTTCTACATCGCGATCGCACTGCGCCGTCTCGACCTCACCGTCAAGGACTTCGCGATCCGCTGCCTGCTGCTGCCGTTCGGAACCGTCGCGCCGCTGGCCGCCGCGCTGTTCGTCGTGAGCCTGCTCGACCCGCCGATCGCGCTGATCCTGGTGATCTGCGCGATCTGGGCGATCGCCGCGATCGCCCTCTACTACTTCATCGCCTTCGATCCGGCGACGCGTGCGTCGCTGCGATCCACCCTCACCCGCCGCCTGCGCGGCGGCCGCACCGTGGAGGACACCCCATGA
- a CDS encoding polysaccharide pyruvyl transferase family protein produces MTLPIENTGSLLPHTGDAITEMQRRSHIALSALHRGVDRLVLTDFPDYENIGDSVIALGQAEFWRQAGIGVEATYSWRTISPKVYESPVPVAIQGGGNFGGLYPQHSEHRYRLAERLDPLIELIQEPQSVHFETDADRRAFARRMAPRRRLRMAVRDRVSFATVSAHVPNVILAPDSVHMLGHLESAAPSTAVVHLLRRDDESAGPGSIATAVDWPAMTFADRLRQRLSRTFAEGAVTRTMNRSTDRWFADAAKRLATGVALLSPGETIITDRLHAMLIALQMGRRVIAIDNANGKLSSYAATWFEDLDLPLEFAPDLAAATDMV; encoded by the coding sequence ATGACTCTGCCCATCGAGAACACCGGCTCGCTCCTGCCGCACACCGGCGACGCGATCACCGAGATGCAGCGCCGCTCCCACATCGCGCTGTCGGCCCTGCACCGCGGGGTCGACCGGCTCGTGCTCACCGACTTCCCCGACTACGAGAACATCGGCGACTCGGTGATCGCCCTCGGCCAGGCCGAGTTCTGGCGGCAGGCGGGCATCGGCGTCGAGGCGACCTACTCGTGGCGCACGATCTCGCCGAAGGTCTACGAGTCGCCCGTCCCCGTCGCGATCCAGGGCGGCGGCAACTTCGGCGGCCTCTACCCCCAGCACAGCGAGCACCGCTATCGCCTCGCCGAACGGCTCGATCCCCTGATCGAGCTCATCCAGGAGCCGCAGTCGGTGCATTTCGAGACGGATGCCGATCGCCGCGCGTTCGCGCGACGCATGGCTCCGCGCCGCCGTCTGCGCATGGCGGTGCGCGACCGGGTCTCGTTCGCCACGGTCAGCGCACACGTGCCGAACGTGATCCTCGCGCCCGACAGCGTGCACATGCTCGGTCACCTGGAGTCGGCGGCGCCGTCGACCGCGGTGGTGCATCTGCTGCGCCGCGACGACGAGAGCGCCGGCCCCGGGAGCATCGCGACGGCCGTCGACTGGCCCGCGATGACCTTCGCCGACCGGCTGCGGCAGCGACTGAGCCGCACGTTCGCCGAGGGCGCGGTGACCCGCACGATGAACCGCTCGACCGACCGCTGGTTCGCCGACGCGGCGAAGCGGCTCGCGACCGGCGTCGCACTCCTCTCCCCGGGCGAGACGATCATCACCGATCGACTCCACGCGATGCTGATCGCCCTGCAGATGGGCAGGCGCGTCATCGCGATCGACAACGCGAACGGCAAGCTCAGCAGCTATGCGGCGACCTGGTTCGAGGACCTCGACCTGCCGCTCGAGTTCGCGCCCGACCTCGCCGCAGCGACGGACATGGTGTAG